The Anolis carolinensis isolate JA03-04 chromosome 2, rAnoCar3.1.pri, whole genome shotgun sequence genome contains the following window.
ATAACAGAAAGAGTTCAGCTCTCTCCCTGGATGCTGTGGTCCAGCTATTACTCTTTCTtgcatgtttaaattgtttacacACAACTAATACAATGTCTAGTTTGGTCTTTTAACAATTAGCTATTGAATGTAACTATAAATACTATAAGTGTAATTATAAATACCTGTGATTATACTGTCATTGCCATTAGTCCCTTAATATCTAGTTCATTTGGCTCCTCTGTTATGAATGGCTGAATGGTCCATGATTAGATTAGAAGGTGGTGAGTGAGTATATTTGTGAGACTGCATCCTTGGTGTTTTCCAACTCTTACATGGTTCTGTCATGTAAGGAGGGCAGGGGGAAGAGGGTCAAAACAGATCTGTCATTTGGATTATGTGGCCAACGGATCTGGAGCTGTATGATAGCCCCTTCTTGTTTTCTCAATGTCTGGCGCCTTAGGGATATCTCGCAGCATGAAGGATCACGTCACCAAACCCACTGCCATGGGAAGCGGTCGTGTTGCCCACATGATTGAATGGCAGGGCTGGGGACAGGGAGCTAGCCAGCAACAGATCCATACCCATGAAACCGTACGGAAGGATGCCGATGCTTACTCTGACCTTAGCGATGGCGAAAAGGAGGCCCGATTCCTTGCAGGTACACTATAGCTTTTTAATAGTCCATCAGGATGTATTTTCTTGGTGGAACTGGAGAAGGGGAGGGGTTGGATGGGAAAGAGAGCTGAGACTGTGTGGTTGGCTGACTCAGATGGATCCTTGttaaaatgccatttttattGGAGACACACATGAATCTTTTTGAATGCTTCTTCCCTCTTTATTGCATAAATAGTTTGAGGTGGTTAAGGTTTTTTTTACTGAGTCTACATTTGGATATAAGTGCCTTTGAGCACCTGTTGATCCCAGGAATTTGTGATCAGAACTAGAACCATGTTCAGAAATCCTTTCATGTGAAGAACTACTTCTAACTTTCTTCTCAAGCATTTTCCCCACTATTTAATGAAGTGGGGGctttccagttgttgttgttagaccagtggttctcaacctatgggttcccaggtgtcttggcctacaactcccagaagtcccagccagtttaccagatgttaggatttctgagagttgaaggccaacacctggagacccacaggttgagaaccactacgtTAAACTGTTGTGAACTTTGCAGTTGACCCAGATGTGTATCAGAAGATCCCAGTTTTTAGCCTCCTCTGTTGGAGATGTGGAAAGGTTCACTTAATAGACGTATGTATAGTGTTAATCCAATTAGAAAATCCTACTGCAGCCTCAGTTGTTTTAAATACCATGAATATGTCATCAATAAATCggccatagtatattatattggcatagtacatatttaaagatgggtttagcAATATAGTACTTTTTAAATTTGCCATGAATAAATTGGCAACGGAGGGGGGCCAGCGGACTTCCCATAGCCACACCGAAGACCTGAAAATAGAATTGATTTTGAAAACGGAAATAATTTTTCTCCAGTACTATGTCTAACAGGTCCATCAAGAAATGTGTGGGTGGTTGCAACTTTGTTCTACTACGAAGGATATTCTCTATGATGGTACGAACCTCATCTAATGGAATGTTAGTATAGAGTGAGGTGACATCAATCGTAACTAGAATGCTGTCCTCCTCAATTTTGAAACAGGCCACACAGGGATACCATTTTCAGCTCTCCAGTCCATTCTTAATTTTATACATAACAGTgatcagaaaataaaatatttcgtTTTTGTCCACATGTTTTTAATGCATATTCAAATTCTTCTTTTTTTAGAGTATGATACCAGATGATGGTAGTTGCCCTGCTTTGACTAAtcaacttttaaaatatgaagtTCTATAGCCTGCTTAAAGTTTGAGACAGTGCTGTATAAGATGTGAGCCAGATTGGCCAGAGCTGTAATTTCAGGGCCCTTCTATACTAACCCACTAAGCGGGCTCAATCCTGTGCCCCAGGTGCCAGATCAAGCCCACTTCACAGTCTGACTGGGACTTGCTTATCTGCCTTGAAACTAGCAGGGAGTCCCCACTGGGCAGCCATGCCTAAAACAGTTGGGTGCACTGGGCAGCCACCATAAATGTCACTCTTCCCCATGTGTTGCAGATGTCACCAGCCACAACATCCACACCTACCTTACTCTTCAAGCATTCTGGCTGCCATCAGCAGGGGCAAATGTAGGTAGAGGCATCATGGCTGGAACAACATCATGTGGGAAGGACTACCATCCTTTGTCCCTATACAACCTGAAATGGACCAATGAATGGCTGTCAGGACAGCTGCAGCCAGTTTCATTTGGGTTCAGATTCCCTCCTCAAGTAAGCTTAATCCAGAAGAAAGCCTAGTTAAAGTGTCTAATCTGTTCTAGAGTCACACTGACTTAAGtcatcagtgtagatgagcctgCAGTTCTGCTGGGACCTTCATGGGTTGGGTAGTGAGACAACCAAAAGGAGTGAAGCAGCAAAGATTATAGGTATTAACACATAGTCGAGAAGATATACAATAACTCTGTTCACCCCTTTGCTTTTGTTCTATTTTGCCTGTCATGCAGGAGTAATGGAACAATTTGCTATCTCAGAAGCCACCCTCATGGCCTGGTCTTCCATGGATGGTGAGGATATGAGTGTTAACTCAACCCAGGAGAACCAAGCTGGGAACTACAATGAAAATTATCAGGAGGTGGCAGATAATCAGGGTGAGAACCTACAAGGTGAGTAGTGTGCTTGCTGCTATTTTAccgatttaattgttttaatgtgtgcTTACATTTATGTctgtatgttttaatctatgtgtattatgcttttattatattttaatcatatTATAATTCTCTGTATGCATATTTTACTATATGTGGAGGAATGTTTGGTACAGTGAGCCCTTACTTACAGTGTGAAATAATGTACTTGCTAGACACTACCTTCATAgacatatttctttctttcttcccttctcttagCAGATCAAATGGCTCAAGCACAGTATGATAGCTGGCCTCACTCTTACGTCTCTCAAGGCATGTACTGCCTAGGTTCCTCCGAGGCCTGGGAGACCAGTGACCAGTCCCTCATTGCTTCTCCAGCTACTGGATCCTATCTTGGCCAGAACCTTGAAGACTCACAATCCAGTTTGCAGGAAAATGTTCTGATCCAGAACAATCTTATCCAGCAGCACCAGTTGATGCAGCTACAACAgctgcagcaacagcagcagttgcagcagctgcagcagcaacagcagcagcagcaacaacaacaacaacaacagcaactgctGCAACTACAACAACACCAGCAACTGCAACAGGCCCTACTCCAAAATACTGGTCTTGTGGAGGTGTGGCCCACTCAGACAGTTCCCGGTGGTGGCAATGGTGGCAGTGCTGAGTCCAGCACCTTTGTGGGCATCCACACAGAGGAGGAAGGGAACCCCTTGCTGGAGAAAGCCCCACTATTGAACAAGAAGCCCTCACCGGAGGAGGACGATGTTGTGTGCCGGGACTTGGAGTCCCTTTCACCCCGGGAAGAGCCTGAACCTGCTGCCCTCAGTCGCAAGGTCTCGGATGTTACATCTTCTGGGGTGCAATCTTTTGATGAGGAGGAAGGTGAAGCCAACAACTGATGCTGCCATTAAGGAATCTTTGTCCTTATGCATGGGAAACACGGGTGGGGGAAAGTGATAGGGAAGCCCCTCTTCAGCTCTGAAATCCCCAGGCTCACTAGcacacttgtttgtttgttttaatggaAAGGTAAGCCAAGGACCAAAAGTGCTGGACATTGCTAAGTCCCCTTCACCTCCTTCACCTACTGGGCTGAACCTTCAAGACCTGCTGCCTTGGACACTCAGGCACAGGGAGCTCAGGGAAGGAACACTGCTGACTATGGATACAGGTTTGCTAGTGAAAAGAATATGGTTTGAGAGATATTGACATAGTCTTAATATGGCATCTGAGAGTATGCTTTGATTGGATATAAGGATCACTGAAGATATGACAGAAGTCTTACATTGTGACCATGTTGAAGGGAAATGATGAGAACATTTGGTTTTGTTGATAAACTTACACCAAAAGTGTCAGGCCCAGGCCTAACCATATAATCTGCTTATGAAAGCGAGGTTCTACCAGGAAGAAATCTCTATACTGGAGGCCTAGTGAGTGTAATGTGGAGGCAGTGGCTCTGTGGAAACAGGCCATGCATAGGAACGAAAAGAAAGGGTTCATGGATTTTAACCATCCTACAATGGACAGAGCTGCTCTGTGAGTTCACTCCAGCACTTTTGCACTGATCACTGCAGAAATCTTCCTTGTGCACCCTGTTATCTCTGCCTGCCTGGGAGCTGGAGAGGGGTTTCCCCCTCTTTAATATTGGGCACTGCATGCAGGGtagggaaaagggaggggggtcATCTGCTAAGTTTATATTTTATGCAGACATGGGATCCTCTCTTTCCAGTTGTGAATGGGAAAATCAAGCGTGTGTGCCATCCGTATCACAGTCTCCCAGTTTATATTAGGGCTTTTGTTGTCACGTGTTtcaaaatgtttgcattttgatCAGTGGCTAACAGAGGAAATGGCCTTGTTGCCACCTAGTGTGGAGTAATGCTCCTTTCCTAGGATCACTGGATCCTCTGCCGTGCCAAAATGGGGATGAAGCAGAGACTGTGAGAAGAGAATCATTCTTCTCTATTTTCATTAATTCCTGTCTCTTGCTTTAATTTGTCTTTCCTGTTCTGTAAATGTTTCTCAGGCCTCATATcagtcaaaggaaaaaaaaaagtgatATGTGAAACTAGATTTTCATTTTTGCAATGCGTTTTTCACCCTGTTTCTTTGGTAGggggatggaaataacaacttgGCTTGTGAGTTTTACACAACTTTAGGTCAACATTTGCTCCCACCCCTTTCAATGTCTGTTTTGTCACGACAGCCAAAGCATACTTTTATCAGTATAAAACTATGTTAATCTCCTCTAAGTCCCCAACCTTTTGTGGAAAATAAAAGATGGGACAAAAGAAGCAGGACAATCTAAATGTGGCTGGTTGTGAGCGAAGCAGCGGTTGCTGACATTAAATAAGGATATACAACTGTCTCGTGACAAGGATAGTCCAGTCTTCCCTTTCCTCCTGTTTGGACTGATTTCTCTAAGTCTGAGTTGGTCTATTCACTTGATACTCAAAGTTGGCTTGCTACCCATATATTTTCTTGCGGGGTTCTTGGCTATAGGTTTCAGGGAGAAACCATTTTGCAACACTGCCACCTGTTgtgtagaaaaaaacaaaacaagtgaaTTCAACTTTGCATTCAGATGTCAGTCGTTGAGGGAGAGATAATCGAGTCAGACACTTCTGCCCCTGGACTTCTGAAGAAGAGTAGATGGAGGTCTCTAGTTCACGAATTTCAGAAGCCAAGGGGTTCCTGTCTTCCCCTTGTACTGCACTTTCCTAAGCAATGCTGTCCTACCAATGGCCCAGTGGTCGGGCAGAATGAAtcacagcaatgcatggaagAAAAGCCTCTTGTCAGCCTTCCTTGCCTCCATTCCCTTCCTCTTCCTGGCTCCCTACATGGGAAGGCTGCTCAGTTTCTGAGCATCAGGAGCCAGGAGCCAACCTCTctttcaaaaatatgtttacatGCTACAGTGCCAACCTCTGAAGGCTGAGAGGGTTGGATATAGCACTGCTCTGAGTATGAGGGTGAAACCTCATTTTCCTGCATTTATAATAATTGCTGCAATCTGGCTGTCAGTTGCTGGGGAATTCTGCCAGCAATGGTGACGTGGAAACACGAAAGCGCAGTGGCCTCCTCTCTGCAAGCAAGTCGTGAATGAGATTGAAGTTACCCCAACAGGATTGCATCTTCAGGAGGACCCGAAAGCTTTTGAGATATCCCCAGTGTTATGGTGGTTTTGGGTTGGAGATTCAGGCAGCCTGCTTCTTCTTTCCTCCAAACCATTATGCTCCACGTGCCTATCCAGGACCAGGACTAAACCTGGATGTTTACGGTAAATCTCTTTCAGTGTAAATGTATCCTGCTTTTCATCTTGGCCCTCACTGGACTTGACACATGTGGCTCAGCTTGTTTAGGTCTGTTCTATTAttgcctctttttttttaaaaaaatgcaagcaTCATATACATTTGTTAATATATATGATACTAAAGTTCAGGAGGGGGATGTTTTTCTCTGTCTGGGAGACACTAAAGAGTGATATACTGCATGGAAAATAGTaaagaaacaccaggagagagaaTGAGGCTAGTGCTGTTTAGAAGGGGGAATTAATGCTACAATCATAACTCCACTATAGAATTCTACAATTTATTACCAAAAAAGAAATATTATATTCTCTATTAAACTGTACAGTTCCTGGGTAAATTTCTCAATAAACATCAATGTTTCAGGTCAGCTAAATtctatttaatttatattgttcCGAAAGGGAtctttgctttatttgtttttaatctttcCCAATAATCCCCTTCATTTAAAAGTGATAGTGATTCAGCTACCAAATAACCATGAGCAGAGTGGTGAGATTCCTTGGTATGTAACTGGACTCAAAGTCGAAGTATTTCTTAATTTTCAGTATTTCTTGGAGTTGCATTCCAACCTCTTAAGGGGAGTAGAGACTCACTTCACTGAGATAAGAGTAGCTACATTGGTCTCTTCTAGCAAAAACTAGTCTTTTGACGACTGAAAGATAAACTGCATACATTATGCCGTATACTGCTATACAAGCACAATTGAAATGAACTGGAGCAGCTCAGAAGTGATTCCTGGCAGATTTGCACAATTTGAATTTTGGTGGATTTGCACAATCATCATCTTCACCACCAACATTATCACCTGAATTGCAGTTCTCAGTTCCGTTTATACACATGTTACATATTACAGGGAGATACCCATGTCTTTTAGCATACGTTGTGACCAATAAAGTGAAGTTGCCAGTGTTGTGTATTTTGAGCATAGAAGGGAGGGAGCAGGGGGTTGAACACAGCCTCTCACCAGATTTTCCCA
Protein-coding sequences here:
- the fam131b gene encoding protein FAM131B isoform X1 → MGCIGSRTVGNEVIAVDWKGLKDGDQINMDSTSSLHGSSIHRPSNEQTRTDFSWDGINLSMEDTTSILPKLKRNSNAYGIGALAKSSFSGALGISRSMKDHVTKPTAMGSGRVAHMIEWQGWGQGASQQQIHTHETVRKDADAYSDLSDGEKEARFLAGVMEQFAISEATLMAWSSMDGEDMSVNSTQENQAGNYNENYQEVADNQGENLQADQMAQAQYDSWPHSYVSQGMYCLGSSEAWETSDQSLIASPATGSYLGQNLEDSQSSLQENVLIQNNLIQQHQLMQLQQLQQQQQLQQLQQQQQQQQQQQQQQQLLQLQQHQQLQQALLQNTGLVEVWPTQTVPGGGNGGSAESSTFVGIHTEEEGNPLLEKAPLLNKKPSPEEDDVVCRDLESLSPREEPEPAALSRKVSDVTSSGVQSFDEEEGEANN
- the fam131b gene encoding protein FAM131B isoform X3; its protein translation is MGCIGSRTVGNEVIAVDWKGLKDGDQINMDSTSSLHGSSIHRPSNEQTRTDFSWDGINLSMEDTTSILPKLKRNSNAYGIGALAKSSFSGISRSMKDHVTKPTAMGSGRVAHMIEWQGWGQGASQQQIHTHETVRKDADAYSDLSDGEKEARFLAGVMEQFAISEATLMAWSSMDGEDMSVNSTQENQAGNYNENYQEVADNQGENLQADQMAQAQYDSWPHSYVSQGMYCLGSSEAWETSDQSLIASPATGSYLGQNLEDSQSSLQENVLIQNNLIQQHQLMQLQQLQQQQQLQQLQQQQQQQQQQQQQQQLLQLQQHQQLQQALLQNTGLVEVWPTQTVPGGGNGGSAESSTFVGIHTEEEGNPLLEKAPLLNKKPSPEEDDVVCRDLESLSPREEPEPAALSRKVSDVTSSGVQSFDEEEGEANN
- the fam131b gene encoding protein FAM131B isoform X2, whose amino-acid sequence is MGCIGSRTVGNEVIAVDWKGLKDGDQINMDSTSSLHGSSIHRPSNEQTRTDFSWDGINLSMEDTTSILPKLKRNSNAYGIGALAKSSFSGALGISRSMKDHVTKPTAMGSGRVAHMIEWQGWGQGASQQQIHTHETVRKDADAYSDLSDGEKEARFLAGVMEQFAISEATLMAWSSMDGEDMSVNSTQENQAGNYNENYQEVADNQGENLQDQMAQAQYDSWPHSYVSQGMYCLGSSEAWETSDQSLIASPATGSYLGQNLEDSQSSLQENVLIQNNLIQQHQLMQLQQLQQQQQLQQLQQQQQQQQQQQQQQQLLQLQQHQQLQQALLQNTGLVEVWPTQTVPGGGNGGSAESSTFVGIHTEEEGNPLLEKAPLLNKKPSPEEDDVVCRDLESLSPREEPEPAALSRKVSDVTSSGVQSFDEEEGEANN